The following are encoded together in the Maridesulfovibrio frigidus DSM 17176 genome:
- a CDS encoding PAS domain S-box protein, which yields MNHDKAYILILDDDPTNLHLLKAMLEMESNLVAICATTGEEALQLFEEHEYALAILDMLLPGIDGLEVLRRMRESEILRKIPVLFVTAVYKDSDSIAEGYKLGAADYIFKPVNINILISKVRLFVNLYFNRKALEESEQLLKKRSIEADESRKYFRSLFEYMPSGLVVYESFNQGSDFIIKDMNPTAEALANVTFEDVRGKLVSEVFPSILETDLMDVFYRVWKTGENEVLPHIRYIGSNGERFYENNVYRQPNGELVAIFNDVTERIKVKQRIQRSEAILALTQHLSKVGGWELELDTMKLYWTYETYRIHEVERDFIPNLDNALDFYKPQHQSIIAEAVKRCIEEGEPFDLELEIVTAKGRKLWVRALGEPVYTNSRIVKIGGAFQDISEQRARIEQEEQAREKYQLLYGSIRDAIIIADMDRLVVDMNPAFSDLFGYSLDDIKGQKTLVVYENESEFERMGDFIRRDGKSGKSIVFTMRFRKKSGEVFSGDTAIFAVRDANGSVTGFMGLIRDITERKELERQLAYAHKLESIGLLAAGVAHEINTPIMYVSGNMKFLKDSFGSIVQLLEKQKELYESVKNNQNATSLLPDIEKAIESSQYDYMLEEIPQAISDSQEGVDRISHIVQAMKKFSHPGMEAITLVDVKDAIENTITIASNEWKYDSTVVTDFPKDIPMIECVPGDFNQAILNVLVNAAHANSAMAKKNGGKGTISISVATDRDSLKICISDTGKGISLEDENKIFDPFFTTKEVGKGTGQGLSITHTIVKKHGGTITFNSIENKGTTFCLRFPIKQKA from the coding sequence ATGAACCACGACAAAGCATACATACTTATTCTGGATGATGACCCAACAAATTTGCATCTGTTGAAAGCGATGTTGGAAATGGAGAGCAATCTTGTTGCAATATGCGCCACCACTGGAGAGGAAGCTCTACAACTTTTTGAGGAGCACGAATATGCTTTAGCCATCCTCGATATGCTCTTACCCGGCATTGATGGGCTAGAGGTTCTTAGGCGTATGCGCGAGAGCGAGATTCTGCGCAAGATCCCCGTTTTATTTGTCACTGCTGTTTATAAGGATTCGGATAGTATTGCTGAAGGATACAAGCTTGGAGCTGCAGATTATATATTCAAGCCTGTAAATATTAATATTCTAATCAGTAAAGTACGGCTTTTTGTAAACCTCTATTTCAACCGAAAGGCTCTTGAAGAAAGCGAGCAGCTCCTAAAAAAACGAAGCATTGAGGCGGATGAAAGCCGCAAGTACTTTCGTTCGTTGTTTGAATATATGCCATCGGGACTTGTCGTATATGAATCATTTAATCAAGGCTCTGATTTTATTATCAAAGATATGAATCCAACCGCAGAAGCATTAGCAAATGTAACTTTTGAAGATGTACGCGGCAAACTGGTCTCCGAGGTATTTCCCAGCATCCTCGAAACAGATCTTATGGATGTATTTTACCGCGTGTGGAAAACGGGTGAAAATGAAGTGTTGCCGCATATCCGGTATATCGGATCCAATGGTGAACGGTTTTACGAGAATAACGTTTATAGACAGCCAAACGGCGAGCTGGTTGCTATTTTCAACGATGTTACTGAGCGAATAAAAGTTAAGCAAAGAATACAAAGGAGTGAAGCTATTCTAGCCTTGACCCAGCATCTTTCAAAGGTGGGCGGCTGGGAATTGGAGCTGGACACCATGAAACTGTATTGGACATATGAAACGTATCGTATCCATGAAGTCGAGCGAGATTTTATACCCAATTTGGATAATGCGCTTGATTTCTATAAGCCGCAACATCAATCAATCATAGCCGAGGCCGTCAAACGTTGTATTGAAGAAGGTGAACCATTTGACCTCGAACTAGAAATTGTGACTGCCAAAGGCCGTAAGTTGTGGGTCAGAGCTCTGGGTGAACCTGTTTATACAAATAGTCGTATCGTCAAGATCGGAGGCGCTTTTCAGGATATAAGTGAACAAAGAGCCAGAATAGAGCAGGAGGAGCAAGCTCGGGAGAAGTATCAGCTATTATATGGATCAATCCGGGATGCAATAATTATTGCCGACATGGATCGCCTTGTCGTCGATATGAACCCGGCTTTCAGTGATTTATTTGGCTACAGTTTAGATGATATCAAGGGTCAAAAAACCTTGGTAGTTTATGAAAACGAATCCGAATTTGAACGAATGGGCGATTTTATAAGGCGAGATGGAAAATCGGGAAAGAGCATCGTTTTTACCATGCGTTTTCGAAAAAAATCAGGAGAGGTGTTCTCGGGAGATACCGCTATCTTTGCTGTTCGTGACGCAAACGGAAGTGTTACAGGTTTTATGGGATTGATCAGGGATATAACAGAACGAAAGGAGCTTGAAAGACAGCTTGCATACGCTCATAAGCTCGAATCCATAGGCCTTCTGGCAGCTGGTGTGGCTCATGAAATAAACACTCCCATTATGTACGTCTCAGGAAATATGAAGTTTCTAAAAGACTCTTTTGGCAGTATTGTCCAATTGCTTGAAAAGCAGAAAGAACTCTATGAATCTGTCAAGAATAATCAAAACGCAACTTCCCTTCTGCCTGACATAGAGAAGGCAATAGAGTCTTCGCAATATGACTACATGCTAGAGGAAATACCTCAGGCAATCTCCGATTCTCAGGAAGGTGTTGATCGTATATCACACATTGTTCAAGCCATGAAAAAGTTTTCTCATCCAGGAATGGAAGCAATAACACTGGTAGACGTCAAGGATGCAATTGAAAACACCATTACAATCGCTAGTAATGAATGGAAATATGACTCCACGGTGGTAACTGACTTTCCAAAAGACATTCCCATGATCGAATGCGTACCCGGAGATTTTAATCAGGCTATTCTCAATGTGCTGGTCAACGCTGCGCATGCCAACTCTGCCATGGCCAAGAAGAATGGAGGAAAGGGAACCATTTCTATATCTGTAGCTACGGATAGGGATTCCCTGAAAATATGCATCAGCGACACGGGTAAGGGTATCTCGTTAGAAGATGAAAATAAAATTTTTGACCCATTTTTCACCACAAAGGAGGTGGGAAAAGGTACGGGGCAGGGGCTTTCCATAACGCACACTATCGTGAAAAAACACGGTGGCACAATTACGTTCAACTCCATAGAAAATAAGGGGACAACCTTTTGCCTTCGGTTTCCCATAAAACAAAAGGCTTGA
- a CDS encoding chemotaxis protein CheB, whose translation MFHSLVEDRQVNADGVVFAGMGSDGMFGLGYIKEKGGLTFFQVSEFFECLQVNGQNSLQLCCIFSVDSNIFRRKITSPHGCF comes from the coding sequence ATTTTCCATTCACTAGTTGAAGACCGGCAGGTGAATGCAGACGGCGTTGTTTTCGCAGGCATGGGGTCAGACGGAATGTTTGGACTTGGATATATCAAGGAAAAAGGTGGCTTAACTTTCTTTCAAGTTTCGGAATTCTTCGAATGTCTTCAAGTCAACGGTCAAAATAGTCTTCAGCTATGTTGTATATTCTCCGTTGATTCGAACATATTCCGCAGAAAGATCACATCCCCACACGGTTGCTTCTGA
- the argJ gene encoding bifunctional glutamate N-acetyltransferase/amino-acid acetyltransferase ArgJ, producing the protein MSNFESQPLKYIPKGFQTIVLNIGIKDETKDFVCIHSEVRCCASGVFTQSRFAGPSVNLSRENVKNGHAQAIVAISKNANVANGEQGKLNAQTILNEVSKALSLSNEDILIGSTGVIGRPYPMDKILSPIQELNNIPPLCDFPDAAKGIMTTDTFAKYASTQIGDAVVVGIAKGVGMIEPNMATLLTFFFTDADIDKKNLDLIFRNVMDKTFNCVSIDTDTSTSDTATILANGLAGPVDLTSFEAALLKISKHLVKQIARDGEGATKLIEVHVDQARDYRQAKKVAKMIVNSPLVKTAVHGADPNWGRIAMAIGKCEDEIDINPQKTIIRFGAVEVYPKKLSDIDLAQLEKSLMTEEVQINVSLQTGTSEATVWGCDLSAEYVRINGEYTT; encoded by the coding sequence ATGTCTAATTTTGAATCTCAGCCTTTAAAATATATTCCAAAAGGATTTCAGACTATTGTGCTGAATATCGGCATTAAAGATGAGACAAAGGATTTTGTTTGTATCCATTCGGAGGTTAGATGCTGTGCCTCTGGTGTCTTCACACAAAGCAGATTTGCTGGCCCTAGCGTAAATTTAAGTAGAGAAAATGTTAAAAATGGTCATGCTCAAGCCATCGTTGCAATTTCAAAAAATGCAAATGTTGCCAATGGGGAGCAAGGAAAATTAAATGCGCAAACAATTCTAAATGAAGTTTCAAAGGCCTTATCCTTGAGCAATGAAGATATTCTTATCGGCTCTACAGGAGTCATAGGACGTCCTTACCCAATGGATAAAATATTGAGTCCTATACAAGAACTTAACAATATCCCCCCTCTTTGCGATTTCCCCGATGCTGCAAAAGGAATAATGACGACAGACACATTCGCTAAATACGCGTCAACACAAATTGGTGATGCTGTTGTGGTTGGCATAGCTAAGGGAGTCGGCATGATTGAGCCAAACATGGCGACACTTTTAACTTTCTTTTTTACGGATGCAGACATTGATAAAAAAAATCTGGATTTAATCTTTCGAAACGTAATGGATAAAACATTTAATTGCGTCAGCATTGATACCGACACTTCTACGAGCGATACAGCAACCATACTTGCAAATGGTTTGGCTGGACCTGTAGACTTGACATCTTTCGAAGCCGCTTTACTTAAAATTTCTAAACATTTAGTCAAACAGATTGCACGGGATGGCGAAGGTGCAACAAAATTAATAGAAGTCCATGTTGATCAGGCACGAGACTACCGCCAAGCTAAAAAAGTAGCCAAAATGATAGTCAATTCTCCTTTAGTAAAAACTGCTGTTCATGGAGCCGATCCGAATTGGGGCCGTATAGCGATGGCAATAGGTAAATGTGAAGACGAGATCGATATCAATCCCCAAAAAACAATTATTCGCTTTGGAGCAGTTGAAGTTTATCCAAAAAAATTATCAGATATAGATTTAGCTCAACTTGAAAAAAGTCTCATGACTGAAGAAGTCCAAATAAATGTGAGTCTGCAAACCGGCACTTCAGAAGCAACCGTGTGGGGATGTGATCTTTCTGCGGAATATGTTCGAATCAACGGAGAATATACAACATAG
- a CDS encoding substrate-binding periplasmic protein, which translates to MKYIAIWLVTAILILAPSFANSSAAKSYRVMRYTESFPPYYFGDGSSQKGIVRDIFDALAKETGDTFEFISLPYKRALYQFDTGKIDIEPMSNPAWRKSSSVQGVYTTPFAVSEQIILYDVKHYLPVSLPEDLLGKTVGTVTGYTYPVYGPYFADGRINAHQLKNENKLIQMLLAGRLQQSIMNKDFALYKIKTEHLKDQLIISKPCNVVDMMIRFHPSKKEAIPKYNEAIHKLLKDGTIKKIYDNYR; encoded by the coding sequence ATGAAATACATTGCAATATGGCTTGTTACAGCTATTTTAATTTTAGCTCCGTCTTTTGCGAATAGCAGTGCTGCAAAGTCTTACCGTGTAATGCGCTATACCGAATCTTTCCCTCCCTACTATTTCGGAGATGGTAGCTCTCAGAAGGGTATTGTTCGAGATATTTTTGATGCTCTTGCGAAAGAAACTGGAGACACATTTGAATTTATCAGTCTTCCCTACAAACGCGCTCTTTATCAATTTGATACAGGTAAAATTGACATAGAACCTATGTCTAATCCTGCTTGGAGGAAGTCTTCATCTGTTCAAGGTGTTTACACTACTCCTTTTGCCGTATCTGAACAGATTATTTTATACGATGTGAAGCATTACTTACCGGTCAGTTTACCGGAAGATCTATTAGGCAAGACAGTGGGAACTGTTACGGGCTATACATATCCAGTATACGGGCCGTATTTTGCTGATGGTCGCATAAATGCTCATCAACTTAAAAACGAAAATAAACTCATTCAGATGTTACTTGCCGGGCGTTTGCAGCAGTCTATCATGAATAAAGATTTTGCCTTGTATAAAATTAAAACTGAGCATCTTAAAGATCAGCTGATTATCAGTAAACCGTGTAATGTGGTGGATATGATGATTCGTTTTCATCCAAGTAAGAAAGAAGCAATTCCCAAGTATAATGAAGCTATTCATAAGCTTTTAAAAGATGGTACTATCAAAAAAATATATGATAATTATCGTTAA
- a CDS encoding TetR/AcrR family transcriptional regulator gives MARAQFDRAEVIDKSMHLFWEKGFNAASMQQVVKATGLKPGSIYLSFGNKEALYKESLENYARMGLSSIRATMDNARSVGEGICTRLENLIQESANGDYCSCFLVKTQLEFGSKQNDLYDFALAKLNEVEALYRSYLEKEYSEAVARRRAASIMLHHFGIRVYGYRRDSIETMRQGVREGLSWLPWPG, from the coding sequence ATGGCAAGAGCACAATTTGACAGAGCTGAAGTCATAGATAAGTCAATGCATCTTTTTTGGGAAAAAGGTTTTAATGCCGCTTCCATGCAGCAGGTGGTCAAGGCTACCGGTCTCAAGCCCGGTTCAATCTACCTCTCTTTTGGAAACAAGGAAGCCTTGTACAAAGAGTCTTTGGAAAACTACGCTCGGATGGGACTAAGCAGCATACGTGCAACGATGGATAACGCCAGAAGTGTAGGCGAAGGAATATGTACACGTCTTGAAAACCTTATTCAGGAATCTGCGAATGGGGATTACTGTAGCTGTTTTTTGGTCAAAACGCAGCTCGAATTCGGGTCTAAGCAAAATGATCTTTATGATTTTGCTCTTGCCAAACTGAATGAGGTGGAAGCCCTTTACCGCAGCTACCTTGAAAAAGAATATAGTGAAGCAGTTGCCAGAAGGCGGGCAGCCAGTATTATGCTGCACCATTTCGGAATCAGGGTTTACGGCTACCGCAGAGATTCTATTGAAACCATGCGGCAAGGAGTGCGTGAAGGATTGTCTTGGCTGCCTTGGCCGGGTTAA
- a CDS encoding peroxiredoxin-like family protein has protein sequence MSLTNELAELKAQALSMIPEEAKEIIFADMDKLAKFGLVEGAPKEGENLKNFVLPNQNGESRSLATLRENGPVVITFYRGGWCPYCNLELRAYQQILSQIKATGATLIAITPELPDESMSTMEKNELGFEVLTDVNSQYGKDIGIVFTISEELRPIYASFGIELEKHNGEGQFDVPLPATFVINTDGSIVCAFASVDYTQRADPADVLKVLVSLNK, from the coding sequence ATGTCCCTTACTAATGAATTGGCAGAACTGAAGGCCCAAGCCCTGAGCATGATTCCAGAAGAAGCAAAAGAAATTATTTTTGCAGATATGGATAAACTAGCCAAATTCGGTCTTGTAGAAGGTGCGCCAAAAGAAGGTGAAAATCTCAAGAATTTCGTACTGCCCAACCAGAATGGAGAAAGTAGAAGTCTTGCTACACTTAGGGAAAACGGCCCAGTGGTGATAACCTTCTACCGTGGCGGATGGTGCCCTTACTGTAACCTCGAGCTACGTGCATATCAGCAAATTCTTTCGCAGATTAAAGCTACCGGGGCAACACTCATTGCAATTACGCCAGAACTTCCAGACGAATCCATGTCCACCATGGAGAAGAACGAACTAGGCTTTGAAGTGCTTACTGACGTGAACTCTCAGTACGGAAAAGATATCGGCATTGTCTTCACCATCTCCGAAGAACTACGCCCTATCTACGCAAGCTTCGGAATTGAACTTGAAAAACATAATGGAGAAGGGCAGTTCGATGTGCCGCTGCCAGCAACATTTGTAATTAATACCGACGGTTCCATTGTTTGCGCTTTTGCATCTGTGGATTACACACAGCGTGCCGACCCGGCTGACGTATTGAAGGTTCTTGTTTCGCTCAATAAATAA
- a CDS encoding DsrE family protein, giving the protein MNNDKLNILWTNADPVAAELMLMMYSTYAMKRNWWKEVRIIIWGSTAKLAAEDVHIQKLIAEAQEAGVEFSACEACANHLGVKETIRNLGIEIKFWGEPLTEIIKSKEHLITV; this is encoded by the coding sequence ATGAACAATGACAAATTGAATATACTATGGACTAATGCTGATCCCGTTGCTGCTGAACTTATGCTTATGATGTACTCTACTTATGCTATGAAAAGGAACTGGTGGAAAGAAGTTCGTATTATCATATGGGGATCAACTGCTAAACTTGCTGCGGAGGATGTTCATATTCAAAAACTGATTGCCGAGGCTCAGGAAGCGGGTGTAGAATTCAGTGCTTGTGAGGCCTGTGCAAATCATCTTGGAGTTAAAGAAACCATCCGAAATCTTGGAATCGAAATCAAGTTTTGGGGTGAGCCTTTGACTGAAATCATCAAGAGCAAGGAACATCTAATCACTGTTTAA
- a CDS encoding DsbA family oxidoreductase has protein sequence MAEKIKINIVSDVTCPWCIIGYKRLANAISEMGIEDRIVIEWEPFEINPNMIPDGEELHEHMHNKYGTTKSDSIQTFANMTSHGADVGFTFDFFEGMRTVNTRNAHILLEYAKDQGKQVELKLQLFDAFFSNRKDVSNQDVLAQILEEVGLNVEDALQRLSNTDALKKLQTRESHWLSLGVNSVPTMFFNENTALSGARSVDTYKQVLTDLIEQKGVRALF, from the coding sequence ATGGCTGAAAAAATTAAAATTAATATTGTTTCGGACGTTACTTGTCCTTGGTGCATCATTGGTTATAAGCGATTGGCAAACGCCATCTCAGAAATGGGAATTGAAGACCGAATTGTAATTGAGTGGGAACCGTTTGAAATTAATCCTAATATGATTCCCGACGGCGAAGAGTTGCATGAACATATGCATAATAAATACGGCACAACAAAAAGTGACAGCATCCAGACGTTTGCGAACATGACCAGCCATGGAGCAGATGTCGGATTCACCTTTGATTTCTTTGAAGGAATGCGCACTGTGAACACGCGTAATGCGCATATTCTTCTTGAATACGCAAAGGATCAAGGCAAACAGGTCGAGCTGAAACTACAATTGTTTGATGCCTTTTTCAGTAACCGTAAAGATGTATCCAACCAGGATGTACTGGCTCAGATTCTTGAAGAAGTTGGCCTCAATGTTGAGGACGCATTACAGAGATTAAGCAATACTGACGCTCTCAAAAAACTACAAACCCGTGAAAGCCACTGGCTAAGTCTTGGCGTAAATTCAGTCCCGACGATGTTTTTTAATGAAAATACTGCCCTTAGCGGTGCGCGTTCTGTTGATACATACAAGCAGGTGTTGACTGATTTGATTGAACAGAAAGGGGTGCGAGCCCTTTTCTAA
- a CDS encoding RNA polymerase sigma factor: protein MSIESEMSVVKKVLNGDVQVFEILVLKYQSPIYNLMFRLFRDENEAEDIAQEAFLKAFKKLNKFHGGRFFSWLYVLSLNVARDRLRSNKKSDDLFYIPENIADYPDMNNEITEMEKMRDAGKLYALIETLPLGYSEPLLLRFREDLSLKEVAELTGLSLSGTKMRIHRGLAMLRKRLEELND, encoded by the coding sequence ATGAGCATTGAGAGTGAAATGTCTGTGGTGAAAAAAGTCTTGAACGGTGACGTTCAAGTTTTTGAAATTCTTGTGCTCAAATATCAATCTCCAATTTATAATCTGATGTTTAGACTCTTCCGCGATGAAAATGAAGCAGAGGATATTGCGCAAGAGGCTTTTCTAAAGGCTTTTAAAAAACTGAATAAATTCCATGGTGGGCGTTTTTTTTCATGGCTCTATGTTCTCAGTCTGAATGTCGCCCGTGACCGTTTACGTAGTAATAAAAAAAGTGATGATCTTTTTTATATCCCGGAAAATATAGCCGACTACCCCGATATGAATAATGAAATTACGGAAATGGAAAAAATGAGAGATGCAGGAAAACTGTATGCACTCATCGAAACTCTCCCTTTAGGCTACAGCGAACCTCTTCTCTTGCGATTCAGAGAGGATCTGTCCCTCAAAGAAGTGGCGGAACTAACAGGATTAAGCCTGAGTGGAACCAAGATGCGCATTCACAGGGGGCTTGCGATGCTCAGGAAAAGACTGGAGGAACTAAATGACTAA